The following proteins are co-located in the Myxococcus fulvus genome:
- a CDS encoding alpha/beta fold hydrolase, translated as MVLESFQVGEGDVPTVLLHGFLGTGRNLRSLATAWSAADPRRRFLLPDLTGHGASPVPPPGSDLFSMARDVVDTARAQGFAGALHWVGHSLGGRVSLAASLHVPEAVAHVSLLDIAPGPVPYDLSDSGMVLGILLQAPPRAPNRKDMRTELTSRGLSDHLADWLVMNLMPEGDGVRWRFDRQALAELHSRVNGTDLWAAVEHPDRPPMRAVRGGRSRYVSDAEAARLEAAGCPVTTFPNAGHFVHVDSAKELLEWLLRE; from the coding sequence GTGGTCCTCGAGAGCTTCCAGGTCGGTGAGGGGGATGTGCCCACGGTGCTGCTGCACGGCTTCCTTGGCACGGGGCGCAACCTGCGCTCGCTGGCGACGGCGTGGAGCGCGGCGGACCCTCGGCGCCGCTTCCTCCTCCCGGACCTCACCGGCCACGGCGCCTCCCCTGTCCCGCCGCCTGGCTCGGACCTCTTCAGCATGGCCCGCGACGTGGTGGACACCGCGCGGGCCCAGGGATTCGCCGGCGCGCTCCACTGGGTGGGCCACTCGCTCGGAGGCCGCGTGTCGCTCGCCGCCAGCCTCCACGTCCCAGAGGCCGTGGCCCACGTCTCGCTGCTCGACATCGCGCCGGGCCCCGTGCCGTATGACCTGTCCGACAGCGGCATGGTGCTGGGAATCCTCCTCCAGGCGCCGCCGCGCGCGCCCAATCGCAAGGACATGCGCACAGAGCTCACCTCGCGTGGACTGTCCGACCACCTGGCCGACTGGCTCGTGATGAACCTGATGCCGGAGGGAGACGGCGTGCGCTGGCGCTTCGACCGGCAGGCGCTCGCGGAGCTGCACTCGCGCGTCAACGGCACGGACCTGTGGGCCGCGGTGGAGCATCCGGACCGTCCGCCCATGCGCGCTGTTCGAGGAGGCCGCTCGCGCTACGTCTCCGACGCCGAGGCCGCGCGCCTGGAGGCCGCCGGCTGCCCGGTGACGACGTTCCCCAACGCGGGCCACTTCGTCCACGTGGACTCCGCCAAGGAATTGCTGGAGTGGCTCCTGCGCGAGTGA
- a CDS encoding nuclear transport factor 2 family protein, with amino-acid sequence MSTVSLLLFVLAAAPVTGKAADPKAAITTVLDDWHLAAAQADEARYFQYFTPDAIYLGTDATERWTRDEFRAWAKPYFSKGKAWSFKATSRHITVSKDGKVAWFDEVLDTPNLGPSRGSGVLVKDGATWKIAQYNLSIPIPNDIVDDVVKRIAEASKPAAPKN; translated from the coding sequence GTGTCCACTGTCTCCCTGTTGTTGTTCGTGCTCGCCGCCGCGCCCGTGACGGGCAAGGCCGCTGACCCGAAGGCCGCCATCACCACGGTGCTGGACGACTGGCACCTGGCCGCCGCCCAGGCGGACGAGGCGCGCTACTTCCAGTACTTCACCCCCGACGCCATCTACCTGGGCACCGACGCCACCGAGCGCTGGACGCGCGACGAGTTCCGCGCGTGGGCGAAGCCCTACTTCTCGAAGGGCAAGGCGTGGAGCTTCAAGGCCACCTCGCGCCACATCACCGTGTCCAAGGACGGCAAGGTGGCCTGGTTCGACGAGGTGCTCGACACGCCGAACCTGGGCCCCAGCCGCGGCAGCGGCGTGCTGGTGAAGGACGGCGCCACCTGGAAGATTGCCCAGTACAACCTGTCCATCCCCATCCCGAACGACATCGTCGATGACGTGGTGAAGCGCATCGCGGAAGCGTCGAAGCCGGCCGCGCCGAAGAACTGA
- a CDS encoding type II secretion system protein GspG yields the protein MNRNKSRQHRRHRRGMTLIEIMVVITILGLIAAAVGVAVMPMLGEAKEDRASLDIKNIETALKLHYTKTGRFPDTSAGLGALVESRVLEQLPKDPWQNDYVYLNEGGRPVVLSYGADGAAGGEDENADISSSAQAHKS from the coding sequence ATGAACCGGAACAAGTCCAGGCAGCACCGCCGTCACCGTCGCGGCATGACGCTCATCGAAATCATGGTGGTCATCACCATCCTCGGGCTCATCGCCGCGGCGGTCGGCGTCGCCGTCATGCCCATGCTGGGAGAAGCGAAGGAAGACAGGGCCTCGTTGGACATCAAGAACATCGAGACCGCGCTCAAGCTCCACTACACGAAGACAGGGCGCTTCCCGGACACGAGCGCGGGACTCGGCGCGCTCGTGGAGAGTCGGGTCCTCGAGCAACTCCCCAAGGACCCGTGGCAGAACGACTACGTGTACCTCAACGAGGGCGGCCGCCCCGTCGTCCTCTCCTACGGCGCGGACGGCGCCGCGGGCGGTGAGGACGAGAACGCCGACATCTCGTCCTCCGCACAAGCCCACAAGAGTTGA
- a CDS encoding Kelch repeat-containing protein encodes MKRIALLPALLTLLACAACGPSTVESPPPATDSQTAALAAPQWLPTTSALYARGNATATRLSTGQVLVVGGSVSGAVTTTAELYNPANASWTSTGSMTGARSEHTATLLDNGRVLVANGYGGGGAGVVLNTAEIYWPTTGTWTAAAASPSTRTVGQAAKLTTGKVLITGGYSGAIGILSSADLYDPFTNSWTATGMNGGRYRHTLTALPGGKALVAGGSSRLSTLSTAELFDSATNSFTYAAPMSRARHSHTATMLPSGKVLIAGGSGTNTAELYDPATNTWTPTGSMSRARSSHHAALLPSGKVLVFDSSGTSELYNPATGTWSITAPLLSSRIGGVSALLRSGQVLLSSGSIGATPTASSELYEPGQQSWSATGSLWVGRCQHTATELPSGAVLVAGGSSSGTPLASVESYDPATRTWTALGSMTQARSGHVAVRLPWGQVLVIGGNASTTQTTTELYDPDTNTWTARGSLNTAREGFTATVLPTGRVVVAGGRINTINYLTSAEVYDPATGTWSATGSLNFGRADHSAVLLPDGKVMAASGTYFTNSMTTQTPTVELYDPTTGAWTYTSNIAFSGRSDFTLDVLGSGLALAAGGRTGNSLNFGAFSVRVADVYSQTTGAWSPVGSLATTRHEHSSALLASGALMAAGGLSRVGGGQPVTTTLASAELFDPATNTWKETAGMRVARAGFTLTPLYTQEVLAVGCGPAGEPSAELYTP; translated from the coding sequence ATGAAACGAATTGCGCTCCTCCCTGCCCTGCTCACGCTCCTCGCCTGCGCGGCCTGTGGTCCCTCGACCGTGGAGTCACCACCTCCCGCCACGGACTCCCAGACCGCGGCCCTGGCGGCGCCACAATGGCTCCCGACCACCTCGGCGCTGTACGCGCGAGGCAACGCCACCGCCACACGGCTGTCCACCGGTCAGGTGCTCGTCGTCGGAGGCAGCGTCTCCGGCGCCGTGACGACCACCGCGGAGCTGTACAACCCGGCCAACGCCTCGTGGACGTCCACGGGCTCGATGACGGGCGCTCGCAGCGAGCACACCGCCACCCTGCTGGACAACGGCCGCGTGCTGGTGGCGAACGGCTACGGCGGCGGGGGCGCGGGCGTCGTGCTCAACACCGCGGAGATCTACTGGCCGACGACGGGGACCTGGACCGCCGCGGCCGCTTCTCCCTCGACGCGCACGGTGGGGCAGGCCGCGAAGCTCACCACGGGCAAGGTGCTCATCACCGGCGGCTACTCGGGCGCCATCGGCATCCTCTCCAGCGCGGACCTCTATGACCCGTTCACGAACAGCTGGACGGCCACGGGGATGAACGGAGGTCGCTACCGCCACACGTTGACCGCGCTGCCCGGCGGCAAGGCGCTCGTCGCGGGCGGCAGCAGCCGGCTGAGCACGCTGAGCACCGCGGAGCTGTTCGACTCCGCGACGAACAGCTTCACCTATGCCGCCCCGATGAGCCGGGCGCGCCACAGCCACACGGCCACGATGCTGCCCTCCGGCAAGGTGCTCATCGCCGGTGGCAGCGGCACCAACACGGCGGAGCTGTACGACCCCGCCACCAACACCTGGACGCCCACCGGCTCCATGTCGCGGGCGCGCTCCAGCCACCACGCCGCGCTGCTGCCGTCCGGCAAGGTGCTCGTCTTCGACAGCAGCGGCACCAGCGAGCTGTACAACCCCGCCACGGGCACCTGGAGCATCACCGCGCCGCTGCTCTCCAGCCGCATCGGCGGCGTGTCCGCGCTGCTGCGCTCCGGGCAGGTGCTGCTCTCCAGCGGGTCCATCGGCGCCACGCCCACGGCGTCCTCGGAGCTGTATGAGCCGGGACAGCAGTCGTGGAGCGCCACCGGCTCGCTGTGGGTGGGACGCTGCCAGCACACCGCCACGGAGCTGCCCTCGGGGGCGGTGCTCGTGGCGGGCGGCTCGAGCTCCGGCACCCCGCTCGCGAGCGTGGAGTCCTACGACCCGGCCACCAGGACCTGGACGGCGCTGGGCTCGATGACGCAGGCGCGCAGCGGACACGTGGCCGTGCGGCTGCCGTGGGGACAGGTGCTGGTCATCGGCGGCAATGCGTCCACCACGCAGACCACGACGGAGCTGTACGACCCGGACACGAATACGTGGACGGCGCGTGGCAGCCTGAACACCGCGCGCGAGGGCTTCACCGCGACGGTGCTGCCCACCGGGAGGGTGGTCGTCGCGGGTGGGCGAATCAACACCATCAACTACCTCACCAGCGCGGAGGTCTACGACCCGGCCACGGGCACCTGGTCGGCCACGGGCAGCCTCAACTTCGGCCGCGCGGACCACAGCGCCGTGCTGCTCCCGGATGGCAAGGTGATGGCGGCGAGCGGTACGTACTTCACCAACTCCATGACGACGCAGACGCCGACGGTGGAGCTCTATGACCCGACCACGGGGGCGTGGACGTACACCAGCAACATCGCCTTCTCGGGGAGGAGCGACTTCACCCTGGATGTGCTGGGCTCGGGGCTGGCGCTCGCCGCGGGTGGACGGACGGGCAACTCGCTCAACTTCGGCGCGTTCTCGGTGAGGGTGGCGGACGTGTACTCGCAGACCACGGGCGCCTGGAGTCCGGTGGGGAGCCTGGCCACCACGCGCCACGAACACTCGAGCGCCTTGCTCGCATCGGGCGCGCTCATGGCGGCGGGAGGCCTGTCGCGCGTGGGCGGCGGTCAGCCCGTCACCACCACGCTGGCCAGCGCGGAGCTGTTCGACCCGGCGACGAACACCTGGAAGGAGACGGCGGGCATGCGCGTCGCCCGCGCGGGCTTCACGCTGACGCCGCTGTACACCCAGGAGGTGCTCGCGGTGGGCTGCGGGCCCGCCGGGGAGCCCTCGGCGGAGCTGTACACGCCGTAG
- a CDS encoding leucine-rich repeat domain-containing protein, with product MPKKSVSPTTQWKKVEKQATQVLGKGSAGRYQEDLEPRVVPFSAVPDVAPLLPAEYVEFIEALGYRWLSTSESTLGFLPPRWRVSLSQQTGVPDRSWDEARAEREAGTHTYAFVMFAARDLEDVNGFAFGRGTQGDGLVVWSVEESLPLEELGPFSTWLAEELDSMAESLQGAEEGATGQEPPDLAHASLPAVGKKKAPAAKAKGAFALFDRFPRDSKELLFNGRKLGELPPVIGEFTELESLWVRTTGISHVPPELGRLKKLKKLDLSFNPALAELPAELGNLESLESLDLRQTGVKTLPDSLERLRHLKYLDLQSTPLTTVPPVLFRMPWLRALDLYSTTLPPQELEKLRLALPECKLGLN from the coding sequence ATGCCGAAGAAGTCCGTGTCGCCGACGACGCAGTGGAAGAAGGTGGAGAAGCAGGCCACGCAGGTGCTGGGGAAGGGCTCCGCCGGGCGCTACCAGGAGGACCTGGAGCCTCGCGTCGTGCCGTTCTCGGCCGTGCCTGACGTCGCGCCGCTGCTGCCCGCCGAGTACGTCGAGTTCATCGAGGCGCTCGGCTACCGCTGGCTGTCGACCTCCGAGTCCACGCTGGGCTTCCTCCCGCCGCGCTGGCGGGTGAGCTTGTCCCAGCAGACGGGTGTTCCCGACCGGAGCTGGGACGAGGCCCGCGCCGAGCGCGAAGCGGGGACGCACACGTACGCGTTCGTGATGTTCGCCGCGCGCGACCTGGAGGACGTCAACGGCTTCGCCTTCGGCCGGGGCACCCAGGGCGACGGGCTGGTCGTGTGGAGCGTGGAGGAGAGCCTCCCGTTGGAAGAGCTGGGGCCGTTCTCCACCTGGCTCGCGGAGGAACTGGACTCGATGGCCGAGTCGCTCCAAGGCGCGGAGGAGGGTGCCACCGGCCAGGAGCCGCCGGACCTCGCGCATGCGTCCCTCCCCGCTGTCGGGAAGAAGAAGGCCCCCGCCGCCAAGGCGAAGGGCGCCTTCGCCCTGTTCGACAGGTTTCCGCGCGACTCCAAGGAGCTGCTGTTCAACGGCCGCAAGCTGGGAGAGCTGCCGCCGGTCATCGGCGAGTTCACCGAGCTGGAGTCCCTGTGGGTGCGCACCACGGGCATCTCACACGTCCCCCCGGAGCTGGGGCGGCTCAAGAAGCTCAAGAAGCTGGACCTGTCCTTCAACCCCGCGCTGGCCGAGCTGCCGGCGGAGCTGGGGAACCTCGAGTCGCTCGAGTCGCTCGACCTCCGGCAGACCGGCGTGAAGACGTTGCCGGACTCGCTGGAGAGGCTGCGTCACCTGAAGTACCTCGACCTCCAGTCCACGCCCCTGACGACGGTGCCTCCGGTCCTCTTCCGGATGCCGTGGCTCAGGGCGCTGGACCTCTACTCGACGACGCTGCCGCCCCAGGAACTCGAGAAGCTCCGGCTCGCGCTCCCCGAGTGCAAGCTGGGCCTGAACTGA
- a CDS encoding ceramidase, with protein MSATPTGYWGPSTSTVDWCETNYQHFFHIGELFNSASSLVLVLVGVLGVVLHWRVLERRFLLAFGLLALVGVGSTAFHTTLRREHQMLDELPMLYLAIVIVYILLEDRPQRRFGRWFPWLLFGHAVLVTYLTAFTRGALQFFLFQVSFASLEFFALGRTYVLQRRSPDGSTKRLFQLGIASYALAIILWVSDIQFCPTLNETLPAHGIPNPQFHAWWHVLVAFGFNALLLVIAKERLRTLGKSSHLGRLFGVVPRVSLTPPGA; from the coding sequence ATGTCCGCGACTCCCACGGGTTACTGGGGCCCGAGCACCTCGACCGTGGATTGGTGCGAGACGAACTACCAGCACTTCTTCCACATCGGCGAGCTGTTCAACTCGGCCTCCAGCCTGGTGCTGGTCCTCGTGGGCGTGCTGGGCGTCGTGCTCCACTGGCGCGTGCTGGAGCGCCGGTTCCTGCTCGCCTTCGGGTTGCTCGCGCTGGTGGGCGTGGGCAGCACCGCGTTCCACACGACGCTGCGTCGCGAGCACCAGATGCTGGACGAACTGCCGATGCTCTATCTGGCCATCGTCATCGTCTACATCCTGCTCGAGGACCGCCCACAGCGGCGCTTCGGGCGCTGGTTCCCGTGGCTGCTGTTCGGGCACGCGGTGCTGGTGACGTACCTGACGGCCTTCACGCGCGGCGCGCTCCAGTTCTTCCTCTTCCAGGTGAGCTTCGCGTCGCTGGAGTTCTTCGCGCTCGGCCGCACGTACGTCCTCCAGCGGCGCAGCCCGGACGGGAGCACGAAGCGGCTGTTCCAGCTCGGCATCGCGTCCTATGCGCTCGCCATCATCCTCTGGGTGAGCGACATCCAGTTCTGCCCCACGCTCAACGAGACGCTCCCCGCGCACGGCATCCCCAACCCCCAGTTCCATGCCTGGTGGCACGTGCTGGTGGCCTTCGGGTTCAACGCGCTGCTGCTGGTCATCGCGAAGGAGCGGCTGCGGACGCTGGGGAAGTCGTCCCACCTGGGACGGCTGTTCGGCGTGGTTCCGCGCGTGAGCCTGACGCCACCCGGAGCGTGA
- the ureG gene encoding urease accessory protein UreG — protein sequence MHDDHRGHGHDDEHDHTHEEWEHPGHFHEREEPKRRDYKARAFTIGIGGPVGSGKTALVLALCRALRERHRLGVVTNDIFTKEDAEFLVRNHALSPERIKAVETGGCPHAAIREDISHNLLALEQLMEELTPELLIVESGGDNLAAQYSRELADYTVYVIDVAGGDKVPRKGGPGITQSDLLIINKTDLAPHVGADLGVMERDAKKMRGDGPFVFTQVTKGVGLDAVVEHLLTAWKQRTGARAG from the coding sequence ATGCACGACGACCACAGGGGCCACGGCCACGACGATGAGCACGACCACACGCATGAGGAGTGGGAGCATCCGGGCCACTTCCACGAGCGCGAGGAGCCGAAGCGACGTGATTACAAGGCGCGCGCCTTCACCATCGGCATCGGCGGGCCGGTGGGCAGCGGGAAGACGGCGCTGGTGCTGGCGCTGTGCCGGGCGCTGCGCGAGCGCCACCGGCTGGGCGTGGTGACCAACGACATCTTCACCAAGGAGGACGCGGAGTTCCTGGTGCGAAACCACGCCCTGTCGCCCGAGCGCATCAAGGCGGTGGAGACGGGAGGCTGCCCGCACGCGGCCATCCGCGAGGACATCAGCCACAACCTGCTGGCGCTCGAGCAGCTCATGGAGGAGCTGACGCCGGAGCTGCTCATCGTGGAGAGCGGCGGCGACAACCTGGCGGCGCAGTACAGCCGCGAGCTGGCGGACTACACGGTGTACGTCATCGACGTGGCGGGCGGGGACAAGGTGCCGCGCAAGGGAGGGCCGGGCATCACCCAGTCCGACCTGCTCATCATCAACAAGACGGACCTGGCGCCCCACGTGGGCGCGGACCTGGGCGTCATGGAGCGCGACGCGAAGAAGATGCGCGGCGATGGGCCCTTCGTCTTCACCCAGGTCACCAAGGGCGTGGGTCTGGACGCCGTCGTCGAGCACCTGCTCACCGCGTGGAAGCAGCGCACCGGAGCCCGGGCGGGCTGA
- a CDS encoding urease accessory protein UreF, which translates to MGSSWKVLQLADSGFPTGGFAHSGGLEAAVQAGEVRGAPELRRFTRELLWQAGYGALPLLSAAHREPSRLPELDTRADAFLTSHVAHRASRTQGRAFLDTCARIFPGPVGPLRESARASGIGFHHAPVFGAVVAALEVELSEAQRLHLSLTLRGALSAAVRLGVIGTHESHQLQHQATPLLDAVLERCAGLGLESLAQPSPLLDLLGSTHDRLYSRLFLS; encoded by the coding sequence ATGGGCTCGTCCTGGAAGGTGCTCCAGTTGGCGGACTCGGGCTTTCCCACGGGCGGCTTCGCCCACTCGGGAGGGCTGGAGGCGGCGGTGCAGGCCGGCGAGGTGCGCGGCGCGCCGGAGCTTCGCCGCTTCACGCGGGAGCTGTTGTGGCAGGCGGGGTATGGCGCCCTGCCCCTGTTGAGCGCGGCGCACCGCGAGCCCTCGCGGCTGCCGGAGCTGGACACGCGCGCGGACGCGTTCCTCACCAGCCATGTCGCGCACCGGGCCAGCCGCACGCAGGGCCGGGCCTTCCTGGACACGTGCGCGCGCATCTTTCCCGGGCCGGTGGGGCCGCTGCGCGAGTCGGCGCGGGCCTCGGGGATTGGCTTCCACCATGCGCCGGTGTTCGGCGCGGTGGTGGCCGCGCTGGAGGTGGAGCTGTCGGAGGCGCAGCGGCTGCACCTGTCGCTCACGCTGCGCGGCGCGCTGTCGGCGGCGGTGCGGCTGGGCGTCATCGGCACGCACGAGTCGCACCAGCTCCAGCACCAGGCGACGCCGCTGTTGGACGCGGTGCTGGAGCGCTGCGCGGGGTTGGGGCTGGAGTCGCTCGCGCAGCCCTCGCCGTTGTTGGACTTGCTGGGTTCCACGCACGACCGCCTCTATTCGAGGCTCTTCCTGTCCTGA
- the ureC gene encoding urease subunit alpha, whose translation MSRKMDRRHYADMFGPTTGDQVRLGDTGLWAQVERDATVYGDECKFGGGKVLREGMGQRAGVGDADALDLVITNALILDWTGIYKADIGVKAGRIVGIGKAGNPDIMAGVTPGMVVGVTTEAISAEGHVVTAGGLDTHIHFICPQQADEALASGITTWVGGGTGPATGTKATTCTPGAWNLQRMLQATDTLPLNIGLTGKGNTSLPHGLVDQIRAGAIGLKLHEDWGTTPAAIDTCLTVAEDEDVQVTIHTDTLNESGYVDDSLAAIKGRTIHTYHSEGAGGGHAPDIIRVCGVDHVLPSSTNPTRPYTVNTLDEHLDMLMVCHHLDPGIPEDVAFAESRIRGETIAAEDILHDLGAISIMSSDSQAMGRVGEVICRTWQTAHKMREQRGRLSGEQGDNDNLRIRRYVAKYTINPAIAHGLSHEVGSVEVGKLADLVLWRPAFFGIRPELVLKGGFIAWGQMGDANASIPTPQPFMMRPMFGARGRALGATSLVFVSPRALAEGTLRELGLGKRAVAVKRCRGLGKRDMRLNDALPVITVDPETYEVRADGELLRCEAAVRLPLAQRYSLF comes from the coding sequence ATGAGCCGGAAGATGGACCGTCGCCACTACGCGGACATGTTCGGCCCCACCACGGGCGACCAGGTGCGGCTGGGCGACACGGGCCTGTGGGCGCAGGTGGAGCGCGACGCCACCGTCTACGGCGACGAGTGCAAGTTCGGCGGCGGCAAGGTGCTGCGCGAGGGCATGGGCCAGCGCGCGGGCGTGGGCGACGCGGACGCGTTGGATCTGGTCATCACCAACGCGCTCATCCTCGACTGGACGGGCATCTACAAGGCGGACATCGGCGTCAAGGCGGGCCGCATCGTCGGCATCGGCAAGGCGGGCAACCCGGACATCATGGCCGGCGTGACGCCTGGCATGGTGGTGGGCGTGACGACGGAGGCCATCTCCGCGGAGGGCCACGTCGTCACCGCGGGAGGCCTGGACACGCACATCCATTTCATCTGCCCGCAGCAGGCGGACGAGGCGCTCGCCAGCGGCATCACCACGTGGGTGGGCGGCGGCACCGGCCCCGCCACCGGCACCAAGGCCACCACGTGCACGCCGGGCGCGTGGAACCTGCAGCGGATGCTCCAGGCCACCGACACGCTGCCGCTCAACATCGGCCTCACCGGCAAGGGCAACACGTCCCTGCCCCACGGCCTGGTGGACCAGATTCGCGCGGGCGCCATCGGCCTGAAGCTGCACGAGGACTGGGGCACCACGCCCGCCGCCATCGACACCTGCCTCACCGTGGCCGAGGACGAGGACGTCCAGGTCACCATCCACACCGACACGCTCAACGAGTCGGGCTACGTGGATGACTCGCTCGCGGCCATCAAGGGCCGCACCATCCACACGTACCACTCCGAGGGCGCGGGCGGCGGACACGCGCCGGACATCATCCGCGTGTGCGGCGTGGACCACGTGCTGCCCTCGTCCACCAACCCCACGCGCCCGTACACGGTGAACACGCTGGACGAGCACCTGGACATGCTCATGGTCTGTCACCACCTGGACCCGGGCATCCCCGAGGACGTCGCCTTCGCGGAGAGCCGCATCCGGGGCGAGACGATTGCCGCGGAGGACATCCTCCATGATTTGGGCGCCATCAGCATCATGTCCTCGGACAGCCAGGCCATGGGGCGGGTGGGCGAGGTCATCTGTCGCACGTGGCAGACGGCGCACAAGATGCGCGAGCAGCGCGGGCGGCTGTCCGGCGAGCAGGGCGACAACGACAACCTGCGCATCCGCCGCTACGTGGCGAAGTACACCATCAACCCGGCCATCGCCCACGGGCTGTCGCACGAGGTGGGCTCGGTGGAGGTGGGGAAGCTGGCGGACCTGGTGCTGTGGCGCCCGGCCTTCTTCGGCATCCGTCCGGAGCTGGTGCTCAAGGGCGGCTTCATCGCCTGGGGACAGATGGGGGACGCCAACGCGTCCATCCCCACGCCGCAGCCGTTCATGATGCGGCCCATGTTCGGCGCGAGGGGCCGGGCGCTCGGGGCCACCAGCCTCGTCTTCGTCTCACCGCGCGCGCTGGCCGAGGGCACCCTGCGCGAGCTGGGCCTGGGCAAGCGCGCCGTCGCGGTGAAGCGGTGCCGGGGGCTGGGCAAGCGCGACATGCGGCTCAACGACGCCCTGCCTGTCATCACGGTGGACCCGGAGACCTACGAGGTGCGCGCGGACGGAGAGCTGCTCCGCTGCGAGGCCGCCGTCCGACTGCCGCTCGCGCAGCGCTACTCGCTGTTCTGA
- the ureA gene encoding urease subunit gamma, with protein sequence MHLSPRDVDKLLLHQAGFLAQKRLARGVRLSYPEAVALIATQLLEFIRDGRSVAELMDLGRKLLGRAQVMQGVPEMLAEVQVEGTFPDGSKLVTVHYPIVAEHGDLELALYGSFLPVPPRERFTASAAADDGIPGEVRVLPGEVELNAGRDSVLLRVTHRGDRPIQVGSHYPFFETNRALVFDREKAYGHRLDIPAGTAVRFEPGETKTVSLVAIAGEQVVRGGNALGSGKVSAENRERAMAQVREQGFGHEEERE encoded by the coding sequence GTGCACCTGTCCCCTCGAGACGTCGACAAGCTGTTGCTGCATCAGGCGGGCTTCCTGGCCCAGAAGCGGCTCGCCCGAGGCGTCCGGCTCAGCTACCCGGAGGCCGTCGCGCTCATCGCCACGCAGTTGCTGGAGTTCATCCGTGACGGGAGGAGCGTGGCGGAGCTGATGGACCTGGGGCGCAAGCTGCTGGGCCGCGCGCAGGTGATGCAGGGCGTGCCGGAGATGCTCGCGGAGGTGCAAGTGGAGGGCACCTTCCCGGACGGCTCCAAGCTGGTGACGGTGCATTACCCCATCGTCGCCGAGCACGGTGATTTGGAGCTCGCGCTGTACGGCAGCTTCCTGCCGGTGCCTCCACGGGAGCGCTTCACGGCCTCCGCCGCCGCGGACGACGGCATCCCCGGCGAGGTGCGCGTGCTGCCCGGCGAGGTGGAGCTCAACGCGGGCCGCGACAGCGTCTTGCTCCGCGTCACGCACCGGGGAGACCGCCCCATCCAGGTGGGCAGCCACTACCCCTTCTTCGAGACGAATCGCGCGCTCGTGTTCGACCGGGAGAAGGCCTACGGCCACCGCCTGGACATCCCCGCGGGAACGGCGGTGAGGTTCGAGCCGGGGGAGACGAAGACGGTGAGCCTGGTCGCCATCGCGGGCGAGCAGGTGGTGCGGGGCGGCAACGCGCTGGGCAGCGGCAAGGTGTCCGCCGAGAACCGTGAGCGCGCGATGGCGCAGGTCCGAGAGCAGGGCTTCGGCCACGAGGAGGAGCGCGAATGA
- a CDS encoding urease accessory protein UreD, with protein MSQALPETPRRAGFARLAFERAGGRTVVSTALSHSPLRLLTPRNHGHAAWAYTSSFGGGLVDGDSLHLDLDVAPGATAWLSSQGANRVYRSPSGCTSDVSARVGDDALLAWVPDPTACFTGARYSQTLAFQLAPSASLIVADIVTSGRSASGERWAFSHYASTLRVHVGERALVDERWLLDPTHGPLRERLGRFEAMATLLLVGPALATAREALLARVTALPVTPRADLVPSASPLGTHGLLLRAAAVSVESLVRTTRDWLSFLPALLGDDPWARRV; from the coding sequence GTGAGCCAGGCCCTCCCCGAGACACCCCGACGCGCGGGCTTCGCCCGACTCGCCTTCGAGCGCGCGGGTGGGCGCACCGTGGTGAGCACCGCGCTCTCGCACAGCCCGCTGCGACTGCTCACCCCGCGCAACCACGGCCACGCCGCGTGGGCCTACACCAGCTCGTTCGGGGGCGGGCTCGTGGACGGGGACTCGCTCCACCTCGACCTCGACGTGGCCCCTGGCGCCACCGCGTGGCTGTCCTCCCAGGGCGCCAACCGCGTCTACCGCTCCCCCTCCGGCTGCACGAGCGACGTGTCCGCCCGCGTGGGCGACGACGCCCTGCTCGCGTGGGTGCCGGACCCCACCGCGTGCTTCACCGGCGCGCGCTACTCCCAGACGCTCGCCTTCCAGCTCGCGCCCTCCGCGTCGCTCATCGTCGCGGACATCGTCACCTCCGGCCGCAGCGCCAGCGGCGAGCGCTGGGCCTTCTCCCACTACGCCTCCACCCTGCGCGTCCACGTGGGCGAGCGCGCCCTCGTCGACGAGCGCTGGCTGCTGGACCCCACCCACGGCCCCCTGCGCGAGCGGCTCGGCCGCTTCGAGGCCATGGCCACCCTCCTCCTCGTCGGCCCCGCCCTGGCCACCGCCCGCGAGGCCCTGCTCGCCCGCGTCACCGCGCTGCCCGTCACCCCACGCGCCGACCTCGTCCCCTCCGCCAGCCCCCTGGGCACCCACGGCCTGCTCCTGCGCGCCGCCGCCGTCTCCGTCGAGTCCCTGGTGCGCACCACCCGCGACTGGCTGTCCTTCCTCCCCGCCCTCCTCGGTGACGACCCCTGGGCCCGCCGCGTGTGA